A genomic segment from Bradyrhizobium sp. ISRA430 encodes:
- a CDS encoding DUF1579 family protein, producing MTGSEGAPAAMPRATVSAEHRAITEFQGDWNVTQKQWIGAKGDTPIVNSGTCVSRVLMDGLAVILTLELHGPTGDFQGAGLFTWNLSKRRYESAWIDNLSHDGLMSMHGQPTRSVNAAIVDAAGRPSITERVWQSQPADVSFLGPAGSSLAAAKSTSEQQAAGIPLSLKENRISNDEWILTFSANVNGKETVVMENHYTRAGPRGPSIHDTAASAFVPQASLGGASQAAMSHPAALSHPAAISHPAALSHPGALSHTAAFSHPAALSHPGALSHPAALSHPGALSHPGALSHPPALSHPGSVR from the coding sequence ATGACCGGGAGCGAAGGAGCGCCGGCTGCGATGCCGCGCGCAACGGTGTCTGCTGAACATCGGGCCATAACGGAGTTCCAGGGCGACTGGAACGTCACGCAGAAGCAGTGGATCGGGGCGAAGGGTGATACGCCGATCGTGAACTCTGGGACGTGCGTATCTCGAGTCTTAATGGATGGACTTGCGGTCATCCTTACGCTTGAGCTGCACGGGCCCACAGGGGATTTTCAAGGCGCTGGTCTGTTTACATGGAATCTGAGCAAGCGTCGTTACGAATCCGCCTGGATTGATAATCTCAGTCACGATGGTCTCATGAGCATGCATGGCCAACCCACGCGCTCAGTCAATGCGGCCATTGTGGATGCAGCCGGCCGACCTTCCATAACCGAGCGTGTTTGGCAGTCGCAGCCCGCCGACGTCAGCTTCTTGGGGCCCGCAGGGAGCTCGCTCGCTGCAGCGAAATCCACAAGCGAGCAGCAAGCAGCCGGCATTCCTCTCAGTTTGAAGGAGAACCGCATTTCGAACGATGAGTGGATACTGACGTTTTCAGCCAACGTGAACGGGAAAGAGACTGTCGTAATGGAGAACCATTACACCCGTGCCGGGCCCCGCGGCCCATCGATACATGACACGGCTGCTTCAGCTTTTGTACCGCAAGCAAGCCTTGGTGGGGCAAGCCAAGCGGCAATGTCGCATCCCGCCGCACTATCGCATCCGGCTGCCATATCGCACCCTGCTGCACTGTCGCATCCTGGAGCGCTATCGCACACGGCTGCATTCTCGCATCCGGCGGCACTGTCTCATCCTGGAGCATTGTCACACCCGGCTGCATTGTCGCATCCGGGTGCGCTATCCCACCCAGGCGCGTTGTCGCATCCGCCAGCCTTATCGCATCCAGGTAGCGTGAGATAA